A genomic window from Terriglobia bacterium includes:
- a CDS encoding tetratricopeptide repeat protein has protein sequence MSSGTGPDAARVLLVLALALTVLAYLNTLRFQFVYDDLPQIVNNPRVHTWVHSERIFVEHVWSQLAGQPGNYYRPLFMFWLMANYSLFGLHPMGWHATAVLLHLATIVLVYMLLRRVLGNRVAAAMGTMIWAVHPTHIETVAWVSGTPDSLLGVFVIGSVLTFARAREDDVRRAWWAAASVVLYALAMMSKETGVMLPLLLFAYDRLLVTRRSDQSESLAKIIWRYLPYAAAGVAYLIVRRLVLGHLSSPDEKPWTNVLLTLPSLLWFYVKELFWPANLSVFHDTPLVEHPGLTNFVLPLMGVLAAAAGAVYVSRRSKAACFGSWWLVVLMVPPIMGLYSFIVEDLVHDRYLYLPTIGLAIVCAWAIRKIPSSGRQLFGAPSAQMVIALALGVIMAASTAVQLVYWTNDLILYAHAVQIAPRNVIAINHLANEFYKRKDPNKALALYNRSLQVKPHWGTHFAMGITLYELGDLPQAQKHLERAIPLLPGNADEYYYLGLVHMGQGQYAEAEPYFRKAMSLFVKPGYHWALAMSLEKQGKLEAARDELQAELRNNPAPEVRRELERVDKAVAGTR, from the coding sequence GTGTCCTCGGGCACCGGACCGGATGCGGCGCGCGTGCTGTTGGTGCTGGCTCTGGCGCTTACGGTACTGGCGTATCTAAACACGCTACGCTTCCAGTTTGTCTATGACGACCTGCCGCAGATCGTCAACAACCCGCGAGTGCATACCTGGGTTCACAGCGAGCGAATATTCGTGGAGCACGTCTGGAGCCAGCTCGCCGGCCAGCCAGGGAATTACTATCGCCCGCTGTTCATGTTCTGGCTGATGGCGAACTACTCGCTGTTTGGGCTGCATCCCATGGGCTGGCACGCAACCGCAGTCCTGCTGCACCTGGCAACAATCGTTCTGGTGTACATGCTGCTGCGCCGCGTCCTGGGCAACCGGGTGGCGGCAGCCATGGGCACGATGATCTGGGCCGTCCATCCGACCCATATTGAAACTGTCGCATGGGTGTCGGGGACGCCAGATTCGCTGCTGGGGGTGTTCGTGATCGGCAGCGTGCTGACATTTGCGCGGGCCCGAGAGGACGACGTTCGCCGCGCGTGGTGGGCGGCGGCTTCGGTCGTGCTCTACGCGCTGGCGATGATGTCGAAGGAAACCGGGGTCATGCTGCCCCTGCTCCTGTTCGCCTACGACCGGCTGCTGGTCACGCGGCGCAGCGACCAGAGTGAATCCCTGGCCAAGATCATCTGGCGATACCTGCCGTACGCCGCAGCGGGGGTCGCTTACCTGATCGTGCGGCGGTTGGTGTTGGGGCACCTCAGCTCTCCCGATGAGAAGCCATGGACGAACGTTTTGCTCACGCTGCCATCACTGCTGTGGTTCTACGTCAAGGAACTCTTCTGGCCGGCGAACCTGTCGGTATTCCATGACACGCCGCTGGTGGAGCATCCGGGGCTGACCAATTTCGTGCTGCCGCTGATGGGGGTATTGGCCGCGGCGGCGGGGGCCGTGTACGTGTCGCGGCGATCCAAGGCGGCCTGCTTCGGTTCGTGGTGGCTGGTGGTGCTGATGGTGCCGCCGATCATGGGGCTGTACAGCTTTATTGTCGAAGACCTGGTGCACGACCGTTACCTTTACCTGCCAACCATCGGATTGGCCATTGTGTGCGCCTGGGCGATCCGCAAAATCCCGTCATCAGGCCGGCAATTGTTTGGAGCGCCGAGCGCGCAGATGGTGATCGCTTTGGCGCTGGGCGTGATCATGGCCGCGAGTACCGCGGTGCAGCTCGTCTATTGGACCAACGATCTGATCCTATACGCCCACGCCGTGCAGATCGCACCCCGCAACGTGATCGCCATCAATCACCTCGCCAACGAGTTTTACAAGCGTAAGGACCCGAACAAGGCACTGGCCTTGTACAACCGATCGTTGCAGGTGAAGCCACACTGGGGCACACACTTCGCCATGGGGATTACGCTCTACGAACTGGGCGATCTGCCGCAGGCGCAAAAGCACCTGGAAAGGGCGATTCCGCTGCTCCCGGGCAATGCCGACGAGTATTACTACCTCGGGCTGGTGCACATGGGGCAGGGTCAATACGCCGAGGCGGAGCCGTATTTCCGCAAGGCCATGTCGCTATTTGTCAAACCGGGATACCACTGGGCGCTGGCGATGTCGCTGGAGAAGCAGGGCAAGCTGGAAGCAGCGCGCGATGAGCTGCAGGCGGAGCTGAGAAATAATCCTGCGCCGGAGGTAAGGCGGGAGCTGGAAAGGGTGGACAAGGCGGTGGCAGGCACCCGGTAG
- the glnA gene encoding type I glutamate--ammonia ligase, producing MANAKTVLEFAQQNGAKLLDLRFTDLPGLWHHVTYPMDQVDESSFEEGFGMDGSSIRGWAAIHESDMLLIPDPAWSMMDPFTEIPTLVMIADVQDPVTKQRYDKDPRYIAKKAEMFLSSTGIADTAFFGAEAEFFIFDNVRFDQREQHGFYFIDAEEGRWNSGRKENNLGYRPRYKEGYFPVPPTDHYQDLRSEMTVTMQSCGLTVECHHHEVATGGQTEIDLKFDSLLVSADHMMLYKYIARNVANQYGKTVTFMPKPLFQDNGSGMHTHQSLWKGGKPLFAGDGYAGFSQMGLWYIGGLIKHGPALAAIIAPTTNSYKRLVPGFEAPVNLAYSRRNRSAACRIPMYSASPKTKRVEFRPPDPSCNPYLAFAAMLMAGLDGVENKIDPGQPLDKDIYDLGPEELAKVPSMPGSLEDALDALDRDHQFLLKGDVFTEALLDTYIKYKREKEVDAIRLRPHPYEFALYYDI from the coding sequence ATGGCCAATGCGAAAACTGTCCTGGAGTTCGCCCAGCAGAATGGCGCGAAACTTCTGGACCTGCGCTTCACAGACCTGCCCGGGCTGTGGCATCACGTGACTTATCCCATGGACCAGGTGGACGAGAGCTCGTTCGAGGAAGGGTTCGGCATGGACGGCTCGTCCATCCGCGGCTGGGCCGCCATCCACGAGAGCGACATGCTGCTGATCCCGGATCCGGCGTGGTCCATGATGGACCCCTTCACCGAGATCCCCACGCTGGTGATGATTGCCGACGTGCAAGACCCGGTCACCAAGCAGCGCTACGACAAAGATCCGCGCTACATCGCCAAGAAGGCGGAAATGTTCCTCAGCTCGACCGGCATAGCCGACACCGCGTTCTTCGGCGCCGAGGCCGAGTTTTTCATCTTCGATAACGTGCGCTTCGATCAGCGCGAGCAGCACGGCTTCTACTTCATCGACGCCGAGGAGGGCCGCTGGAATTCTGGCCGCAAGGAAAACAACCTTGGATACCGCCCGCGCTATAAGGAAGGCTATTTCCCGGTGCCGCCCACCGACCACTACCAGGACCTGCGCAGTGAAATGACGGTGACGATGCAGAGCTGCGGGTTGACCGTGGAGTGCCACCATCACGAGGTGGCCACGGGCGGACAGACGGAAATTGACCTGAAGTTCGATTCGCTGCTCGTTTCCGCCGACCACATGATGCTCTACAAGTACATCGCGCGCAACGTCGCCAACCAGTACGGCAAGACGGTCACGTTCATGCCGAAACCGCTGTTCCAGGACAATGGCAGCGGCATGCATACGCACCAGTCGCTGTGGAAGGGCGGCAAACCGCTCTTCGCCGGCGACGGCTATGCGGGATTCTCGCAAATGGGGTTGTGGTACATCGGTGGGCTGATCAAGCACGGGCCGGCGTTGGCGGCCATCATTGCGCCGACCACCAATTCCTACAAGCGCCTGGTGCCCGGCTTCGAAGCCCCGGTGAACCTGGCGTACTCGCGGCGCAACCGCTCCGCGGCCTGCCGTATCCCGATGTACTCAGCGTCGCCGAAAACCAAGCGCGTCGAGTTCCGGCCGCCCGATCCGAGCTGCAATCCCTACCTGGCGTTTGCCGCCATGCTGATGGCCGGGCTCGATGGGGTGGAGAACAAGATCGATCCCGGACAGCCGCTGGACAAGGACATCTACGATCTGGGTCCGGAGGAGCTGGCCAAGGTGCCGTCCATGCCGGGCTCGCTGGAGGATGCCCTCGACGCTCTCGATCGCGACCACCAGTTCCTGCTCAAGGGCGACGTCTTTACCGAGGCGCTGCTCGATACCTACATCAAATACAAGCGCGAAAAGGAAGTGGACGCCATTCGCCTGCGCCCGCATCCCTACGAGTTCGCGCTGTATTACGACATTTAG
- the lolA gene encoding outer membrane lipoprotein chaperone LolA yields the protein MPLLLRAAIFLVLSATALAQTDIHQLALSVDRRYNNLQSLEAQFTETYRGAGLSRNESGTLWLKRPGKMRWDYRQPRPKLFISDGKTAWFYVPGDQQVRRASVKKLDDLRSPLRYLLGKTKLEREFSGLSIAPDVKPFDAADVVLRGVPKGLEDRVTQVLLEITSDSKIRAITIEQADGSTTEFRFSDQKPGIYIADSQFRFTPPPGVETVEATEISQ from the coding sequence ATGCCCCTTCTGCTCCGTGCTGCAATCTTTCTTGTCCTTAGCGCGACGGCGCTCGCTCAGACCGATATTCACCAGCTCGCGCTGTCCGTGGACCGTCGCTACAACAACCTGCAGTCGCTGGAAGCGCAATTCACCGAGACCTACCGCGGCGCCGGCCTGAGCCGCAACGAATCGGGCACGCTCTGGCTCAAGCGCCCCGGCAAAATGCGCTGGGATTATCGCCAGCCCCGCCCCAAGCTCTTCATCAGCGACGGCAAGACCGCGTGGTTCTACGTCCCCGGCGACCAGCAGGTCCGCAGGGCCTCGGTCAAGAAACTCGACGACCTGCGCTCGCCCTTGCGGTATCTGCTGGGAAAAACCAAGCTGGAAAGAGAGTTCTCCGGCCTGTCCATCGCCCCCGACGTCAAGCCGTTCGATGCCGCCGATGTCGTCCTCCGCGGTGTGCCCAAGGGACTGGAGGACCGCGTCACCCAGGTCTTGCTGGAGATCACGTCCGACTCCAAGATTCGCGCCATCACCATCGAGCAAGCCGACGGCTCCACCACAGAATTCCGCTTCTCTGATCAGAAGCCAGGCATCTATATCGCAGACAGTCAATTCCGCTTCACCCCTCCCCCCGGAGTCGAAACTGTCGAGGCCACCGAGATTTCTCAGTAG
- a CDS encoding ABC transporter permease, with protein MINRVAAISFNTFREAVRDRVLYNLIFFALLLVASALLFGQISIGIERMVLINLGLTAVSIFGIVIAIFIGIGLVSKEIDKRTLYTVLARPVRRWEFILGKFFGLVGTLVVNTIFMAIGFFAALLYLVHHFQRSDTYLLVALYFIVLQFVIATALALLFSSFSSPLLSAVFAFALFIIGTFAEDLRSFAALAHGPAGWIATAAAYLVPNFSALNVISSVAHEEPVARTLVAYNTGYALLYAAAAISAAALIFEHRNLK; from the coding sequence ATGATCAACCGCGTCGCCGCCATCTCGTTCAACACCTTCCGCGAAGCCGTCCGCGACCGCGTTCTCTACAACCTCATCTTTTTTGCCCTCCTGCTGGTCGCCTCGGCGCTCTTGTTCGGCCAGATATCCATCGGTATCGAGCGCATGGTTCTCATTAACCTCGGGCTGACCGCGGTTTCCATCTTCGGCATCGTGATCGCCATCTTCATCGGCATCGGCCTGGTCTCGAAAGAAATTGACAAGCGCACGCTCTACACCGTCCTGGCGCGCCCGGTTCGCCGCTGGGAGTTCATTCTGGGGAAGTTTTTCGGCCTGGTGGGCACGCTGGTGGTCAACACCATTTTCATGGCGATCGGATTTTTCGCCGCGCTCCTTTACCTCGTCCATCATTTCCAGCGCAGCGACACCTATTTGCTGGTGGCGCTCTATTTCATCGTCCTCCAATTCGTGATCGCGACTGCGCTTGCCTTACTGTTTTCCTCGTTCTCCTCGCCATTGCTTTCGGCCGTTTTCGCCTTCGCCCTGTTCATCATCGGGACGTTTGCCGAAGACCTGCGCTCCTTTGCTGCCCTCGCCCACGGACCCGCCGGCTGGATCGCCACCGCCGCCGCTTACCTGGTGCCGAATTTCTCGGCGCTTAACGTCATCTCCTCGGTCGCTCACGAAGAGCCGGTGGCGCGCACGCTGGTCGCCTACAACACCGGCTATGCGCTGCTTTACGCCGCTGCCGCGATTTCCGCCGCCGCTTTGATCTTTGAGCACCGGAACCTCAAATGA
- a CDS encoding ABC transporter ATP-binding protein yields the protein MAAIETFALEKTYLAGFVRKRPKIALKPLTLTVPDGEVFGYLGPNGAGKTTTLKLLMGLIFPSGGSARILGGDWRDPEVRASIGFLPEQPYFYDYLTASELLDYYAQLSGVPARERRRRIGEVLARVGLPEAGHTQLRKFSKGMLQRVGIAQAIIHDPKLVFLDEPMSGLDPIGRREVRDLIQSLKDDGKTVFFSTHILADAEALCDRVAVLHKGELRGVGVMQDLLARFSGNVEIIWDGAAAIPALQALGCQCHLTGETIRAVLPQAQLDAATDAIRRAHGRLMSITPVRASLEDYFLEKLNDTPVEVAR from the coding sequence ATGGCCGCCATCGAAACCTTCGCGCTCGAAAAGACCTATCTGGCCGGCTTCGTGCGCAAGCGCCCCAAGATCGCGCTCAAGCCGCTCACCCTCACCGTACCTGATGGCGAGGTCTTCGGCTACCTTGGCCCCAACGGCGCCGGCAAGACCACTACGCTCAAGCTCCTGATGGGCCTGATCTTCCCCAGCGGCGGCTCGGCAAGAATTCTCGGTGGGGATTGGCGCGATCCGGAGGTCAGAGCCAGCATCGGCTTTCTCCCGGAGCAGCCGTACTTTTACGATTATCTGACCGCCTCGGAACTGCTCGATTACTACGCCCAGCTTTCCGGCGTGCCTGCCCGCGAGCGCCGCCGCCGCATCGGCGAAGTGCTGGCGCGCGTCGGTCTGCCTGAAGCCGGTCATACCCAACTCCGCAAATTCTCCAAGGGAATGTTGCAGCGCGTAGGAATCGCCCAGGCAATCATTCACGACCCCAAGCTGGTCTTTCTCGACGAGCCTATGTCCGGCCTCGACCCCATCGGCCGCCGCGAGGTCCGCGACCTGATCCAGTCTCTCAAAGACGACGGCAAGACCGTTTTCTTCTCAACCCACATCCTTGCCGACGCCGAGGCCCTCTGCGACCGAGTCGCTGTACTGCACAAGGGCGAGCTGCGCGGCGTCGGGGTCATGCAGGACCTGCTCGCGCGCTTCAGCGGCAACGTCGAGATCATCTGGGACGGCGCTGCCGCTATCCCCGCTCTCCAGGCGCTCGGCTGCCAATGTCACCTCACCGGCGAAACCATCCGCGCCGTCTTGCCGCAGGCTCAACTCGATGCGGCCACTGACGCCATCCGCCGTGCCCATGGCCGCCTGATGTCGATCACCCCGGTGCGCGCTTCCCTGGAAGACTACTTCCTTGAAAAGCTGAACGATACACCGGTGGAGGTAGCGCGATGA
- a CDS encoding GNAT family N-acetyltransferase, translating into MNPTKTSRATVSVGAMVPSDWPDVSAIFLEGIATGNATFETLAPTWNQWDRAHLPVGRLVARKGRTIAGWVALSRVSQRSCYAGVAEMSVYVATWARGQGVGDALMKAAIKESEAAGIWALQGVLFPENMSSLRLCEANGFRVVGRRERIGKRDEVWRDTMLVERRSTVVGID; encoded by the coding sequence ATGAACCCAACTAAGACGAGCCGGGCAACGGTCAGCGTAGGTGCGATGGTTCCGAGCGATTGGCCGGACGTGTCGGCCATTTTTCTGGAGGGAATCGCCACCGGCAACGCGACCTTTGAAACCCTGGCGCCCACATGGAATCAGTGGGACCGGGCACACTTGCCGGTCGGACGGCTGGTGGCGCGGAAGGGGCGGACGATCGCCGGGTGGGTGGCGCTCAGCCGGGTATCGCAGCGGTCCTGCTACGCGGGCGTGGCTGAGATGAGCGTGTACGTGGCCACCTGGGCCCGCGGGCAGGGAGTCGGCGACGCCCTGATGAAGGCGGCGATCAAGGAGTCCGAGGCGGCCGGGATCTGGGCACTCCAGGGGGTTTTGTTTCCCGAGAACATGTCCAGTCTGCGCCTCTGTGAGGCCAACGGCTTCCGGGTAGTCGGGCGGCGGGAGCGCATCGGCAAGCGCGACGAAGTGTGGCGGGATACGATGCTGGTGGAGCGGCGCAGCACAGTAGTCGGAATCGACTGA
- a CDS encoding arginine decarboxylase, pyruvoyl-dependent, giving the protein MVPRRIFLTKGVGKHKERLTSFELALRDAGIASQNLVRVSSIFPPQCRVIPRALGLKHLDHGEVVFAVVAENSTHEPHRLLAASIGLAIPADRSTYGYLSEHHSFGETDDQAGDYAEELAAEMLATTLDVEFDPDKSWDEKKEVYRLSNKIVRTMNVTQSAVGDKMGKWTTVIAAAIFIFD; this is encoded by the coding sequence ATGGTCCCGCGGCGGATCTTCCTGACCAAGGGCGTTGGCAAGCACAAGGAACGGCTGACATCGTTTGAGTTGGCACTGCGCGACGCCGGCATCGCGTCGCAAAACCTGGTGCGCGTCTCCTCCATCTTTCCGCCACAATGCAGGGTCATTCCGCGCGCGCTGGGGTTGAAGCACCTGGACCACGGCGAGGTAGTGTTCGCGGTGGTCGCCGAGAATTCCACCCACGAGCCGCACCGCTTGCTGGCCGCCAGCATCGGCCTGGCCATTCCCGCAGATCGCTCCACCTACGGCTACCTCAGCGAGCATCATTCCTTTGGCGAGACCGACGACCAGGCGGGCGACTACGCCGAGGAACTCGCTGCCGAAATGCTGGCCACCACGCTGGACGTCGAGTTCGACCCCGACAAATCCTGGGACGAGAAGAAGGAAGTTTACCGGCTGTCAAACAAGATCGTGCGGACGATGAACGTCACCCAATCCGCCGTCGGCGACAAGATGGGCAAATGGACGACGGTCATCGCCGCCGCCATCTTCATTTTTGATTAG
- a CDS encoding GspE/PulE family protein: MATDKKSLFVNGGNGAAAATPAEEEGRARDLARRYRCEFLDLRNHHIQHELMKKIPVELMFRFNFVPLEELADGSLVIAMADPSQLMMIDEIGLLLHKRIRTRVATLSQISDILKKTEQSQRVLDEASEGFTLDVIPEDGESEENISIERLASAESDISPIIRLVDTTIFTALQRRASDIHIETRDDSVVIKYRIDGVLQQAMQQIAKEHHSTILSRIKVMSELDISERRVPQDGRFRVRYNGRFIDFRVSIMPSIHGEDAVLRVLDKESMSEKFHKLNLDVVGFDDDTLHRFRRYIHEPYGMVLVTGPTGSGKTTSLYAALNEIKTDEDKIITIEDPVEYQIRGVTQIPVNEKKGLTFARGLRSILRHDPDKIMVGEIRDTETAQIAIQSALTGHLVFTTVHANNVVDVLGRFLNMGVEPYNFVSALNCILAQRLVRVICDACKKQLHYPPDILEASGLDPKLWGDVPFGEGVGCIECNGTGFRGRTAISELLELSDRIREMILERKPTSEIRRAARDEGMQFLRQSALDKVKSGTTTLKEINKVTFIETMR, encoded by the coding sequence ATGGCTACTGACAAGAAATCTCTTTTCGTAAACGGCGGCAACGGCGCCGCCGCTGCCACTCCGGCGGAAGAAGAGGGGCGCGCGCGCGATCTGGCCCGCCGCTATCGCTGCGAATTCCTCGATCTGCGCAACCACCACATCCAGCACGAGCTGATGAAGAAGATCCCGGTCGAGCTCATGTTCCGCTTCAACTTCGTTCCGCTGGAAGAGCTCGCCGACGGCTCGCTCGTCATCGCCATGGCTGACCCCAGCCAGCTGATGATGATCGACGAGATCGGCCTGCTGCTGCACAAGCGCATTCGCACCCGGGTTGCCACGCTGTCGCAGATCAGCGACATCCTGAAGAAGACCGAGCAATCCCAGCGCGTGCTGGACGAGGCCAGCGAGGGCTTCACCCTCGATGTCATCCCCGAGGATGGAGAGAGCGAGGAGAACATCTCCATCGAGCGCCTGGCTTCCGCCGAGAGCGACATCTCGCCCATCATCCGTCTGGTGGACACCACCATCTTCACCGCGCTCCAGCGCCGAGCCAGCGACATCCACATCGAGACCCGCGACGACTCGGTGGTCATCAAGTATCGTATCGACGGCGTGCTCCAGCAAGCCATGCAGCAAATCGCCAAGGAGCACCACTCCACCATCCTGTCGCGCATCAAGGTAATGAGCGAACTCGACATTTCCGAGCGCCGCGTGCCCCAGGACGGCCGTTTCCGTGTGCGCTATAACGGCCGCTTCATCGATTTCCGCGTCTCCATCATGCCCTCGATTCATGGCGAGGACGCCGTGCTGCGCGTGCTCGACAAGGAGTCGATGAGCGAAAAGTTCCACAAGCTCAATCTCGACGTAGTCGGCTTCGACGACGACACCTTGCACCGCTTCCGCCGCTATATCCATGAACCCTACGGCATGGTGCTGGTCACCGGTCCTACCGGCAGCGGCAAGACGACATCGCTCTACGCCGCGCTGAACGAGATTAAGACCGACGAGGACAAGATCATCACCATCGAGGACCCGGTGGAATACCAGATTCGCGGCGTTACCCAGATTCCGGTCAACGAAAAGAAGGGCTTGACCTTCGCCCGCGGCCTGCGCTCCATCCTGCGCCACGACCCGGACAAGATCATGGTGGGCGAAATCCGCGACACCGAGACCGCCCAGATCGCCATCCAATCCGCTCTGACCGGCCACCTCGTGTTCACCACCGTCCACGCCAACAACGTCGTGGACGTGCTGGGCCGTTTCCTCAACATGGGCGTCGAGCCCTACAACTTTGTCTCCGCGCTGAACTGTATCCTCGCCCAGCGGCTGGTGCGCGTCATCTGCGATGCCTGCAAGAAGCAGTTGCATTACCCCCCTGACATCCTAGAGGCCAGCGGACTGGATCCGAAACTCTGGGGCGACGTTCCCTTCGGTGAAGGCGTGGGCTGCATCGAGTGTAACGGCACCGGCTTCCGCGGCCGCACCGCGATCAGCGAACTACTGGAACTCAGCGATCGCATTCGCGAAATGATTCTGGAGCGCAAGCCGACTTCCGAGATTCGCCGCGCCGCTCGCGACGAAGGAATGCAGTTCCTGCGCCAGTCGGCGCTCGATAAAGTAAAGTCCGGCACCACCACGCTGAAGGAGATCAACAAGGTCACGTTTATCGAAACCATGAGATAA
- a CDS encoding LysR family transcriptional regulator yields MDFDQLETFLEVARLASFSRAAERRFRTQPAVSAQIRALEEEVGAKLLDRSGGKVSLTAAGKAFQKYADESLQARRGIITALAEMERVPRGEIVVGANEGTCLHILPEVFAQFKKQYPGVAVNINRLESAGILESVIDNSVDFGIVSLPVNDNRLTVVQIHRDELVVITAPGHPLAKSKSAAIAEAAQYPLLVPETGHTRDAIEQLFNDRKLKLNVSMELDSTELLKRFVAADIGIGFIARSHVQEDVLAGALVALPMADAAIRRDLALVFRKDKALSRAALAFIDIAVKLKPAKLATS; encoded by the coding sequence ATGGATTTCGACCAACTGGAAACCTTCCTCGAAGTGGCGCGCCTCGCCAGCTTCTCCCGCGCCGCGGAGAGGCGTTTTCGCACGCAGCCGGCGGTCTCCGCCCAGATTCGCGCCCTCGAGGAGGAGGTTGGCGCCAAACTGCTGGACCGCTCCGGCGGCAAGGTTTCGCTCACCGCCGCGGGCAAGGCGTTTCAGAAGTACGCCGACGAATCCCTCCAGGCCCGCCGCGGCATCATCACCGCGCTGGCGGAAATGGAACGGGTGCCCCGCGGCGAAATCGTAGTCGGCGCCAATGAGGGTACCTGCCTGCACATCCTCCCCGAGGTCTTTGCCCAATTCAAGAAGCAGTACCCCGGCGTCGCGGTGAACATCAACCGGTTGGAATCGGCCGGCATCCTGGAGTCGGTCATCGATAACTCGGTGGACTTCGGCATCGTGTCGTTACCGGTGAATGACAACCGCCTCACGGTGGTTCAGATTCACCGGGACGAGCTCGTTGTCATCACTGCGCCGGGGCATCCGCTGGCGAAATCGAAGTCGGCAGCCATCGCCGAGGCCGCCCAGTACCCGCTGCTCGTCCCCGAAACCGGGCACACCCGCGATGCCATCGAGCAGCTCTTCAACGATCGCAAGTTAAAGTTAAATGTTTCCATGGAACTTGATTCCACCGAACTACTTAAACGTTTCGTAGCCGCCGATATTGGGATCGGGTTCATTGCCCGCTCCCACGTCCAGGAGGATGTCCTGGCCGGCGCCCTAGTGGCCCTACCCATGGCCGATGCTGCTATCCGCCGCGATCTCGCCCTGGTTTTTCGCAAGGACAAGGCCCTGTCCCGTGCCGCGCTGGCCTTCATTGACATCGCCGTCAAACTGAAGCCCGCCAAGCTCGCCACTTCGTAA
- a CDS encoding type II secretion system F family protein: MAEFVIKMADEHGHVLEQTENGISPNEVRERFSQLGYMVYWVKPRGLLVGGQIQLPRRRKIRMDTFVVFNQQFVTLIRAGLPILTALDLLIRRQRNLYFRTLLQNVRDRVKSGELLSDAFAAQGAFQRIYTTTLLAGEKSGNLEEVLNRYISFQRLAMTFRKKLIASLIYPALLATLVVVMLAFLLTYVIPQFATLYTAIGRADAIPPLTQFMLAIGVGAQHYAIHAAAFLLLVFALVWRWSHSQAGGFALERLRARIPLFGEISLKYQVAMFARMLATLLAGGLPLVPSLETAGSSMQSRLMASALARAANRVREGASLSKSLEETGSVPDLAVEMIEVGESTGALPAMLTSVAEFYEEDVQTALTAAMSLIEPAILIVMGVIVAFVLLSLYLPIFTLGAGGVR, encoded by the coding sequence ATGGCTGAATTTGTCATCAAAATGGCCGACGAGCACGGCCACGTCCTCGAACAGACCGAGAACGGCATTTCGCCCAACGAGGTCCGCGAGCGCTTCTCGCAGTTGGGCTACATGGTGTACTGGGTCAAGCCGCGCGGCCTCCTGGTCGGGGGCCAGATCCAGCTGCCGCGGCGGCGCAAGATCAGGATGGACACGTTCGTCGTCTTCAATCAGCAGTTCGTCACGCTGATTCGCGCTGGCCTGCCCATCTTGACCGCGCTGGACCTGCTCATTCGGCGCCAGCGCAATCTCTATTTCCGCACTTTGCTACAAAACGTGCGCGACCGCGTCAAGAGCGGCGAATTGCTCTCCGATGCGTTCGCCGCGCAGGGCGCCTTCCAGCGCATTTACACCACCACGCTGCTGGCGGGCGAGAAAAGCGGCAACCTGGAAGAGGTGCTGAACCGCTACATCTCCTTCCAGCGCCTAGCCATGACCTTTCGCAAGAAGCTGATCGCTTCCCTGATCTACCCCGCTCTGCTGGCGACCCTGGTGGTCGTAATGCTCGCCTTCCTTTTGACCTACGTCATCCCGCAGTTCGCGACCCTGTACACCGCCATTGGCCGCGCCGACGCTATTCCGCCTTTGACGCAGTTCATGCTGGCCATCGGCGTCGGCGCCCAGCATTACGCCATCCACGCGGCGGCCTTCTTGCTGCTCGTCTTCGCTTTGGTCTGGCGATGGAGTCATTCCCAGGCCGGCGGATTTGCCTTGGAGCGGCTGCGCGCCCGCATACCGCTGTTCGGCGAGATCTCCTTGAAGTACCAGGTTGCGATGTTCGCGCGCATGCTGGCTACCCTGCTCGCCGGCGGCTTGCCTTTGGTGCCGTCACTGGAAACCGCCGGCAGCTCGATGCAGAGCCGCCTGATGGCCTCGGCCCTGGCGCGTGCCGCAAACCGCGTACGCGAGGGCGCATCGCTTTCCAAGAGCCTGGAGGAGACCGGCTCTGTCCCCGATCTCGCCGTCGAGATGATCGAGGTCGGCGAATCCACCGGCGCGCTCCCGGCCATGCTGACTTCCGTCGCCGAGTTCTATGAAGAAGACGTGCAGACCGCGCTTACCGCTGCTATGTCGCTGATCGAACCGGCGATCCTCATTGTCATGGGCGTGATCGTCGCCTTCGTGCTCCTTTCGCTCTACCTGCCGATCTTCACCCTCGGCGCCGGAGGCGTGCGATGA